The genomic stretch tcttctccaacaccacagttcaaaagcatcaattcttaggcactcagctttcttcacagtccaactctcatatccatacatgactactggaaaaaccatagccttaactagacggacctttgttggcaaagtaatgtctatgcttttgaatatgctctctaggttggtcataacttttcttccaaggagtaagcgtcttttaatttcatggctgcactcaccatctgaagtgatttgggagccccccaaaataaaggctgacactgtttcccctgtttccccatctatttcccatggagtgatgggaccagatgccatgatctttgttttttgaatgttgagctttaagccagctttttcactctcctctttcactttcatgaagaggctttttagttcctcttcactttctgccataagggtggtgtcatctgcatatctgaggttattgatatttctgccggcaatcctgattccagcttgtgcttcatccagcccagggtttctcatgatgtactctgcatataagttaaataagcagggtgacaatatgcagccttgatgtactccttttcctatttggaaccagtctgttgttccatgtccagttctaactgttgcttcctgatctgcatacaggtttgtcaagaggcaggtcaggtggtctggtattcccatctctttcagaattttccacagtttattatgatccacacagtcaatcaaaaccacaatcatTAGGTTAGCCAAAAGGTTTATTTGGGCTTTTCTTAAGATCTCATGGACTTTTTGACCAGCCCAATAGACAaacacttcacacccactaatattaaacaaaaagacaacgacggttgatgaggatgtggagaaattggaaccatCCGgaactgctggtaggaatgtaaaatatagaaacaatCTGGCACTTTCTGAAAATGTTAAACACAaagttatcatatgacccagcaattacactcctaggtatatactcaagagaacTGAAACCATATGTCCATATAAAACTTATAcaatcctacacacacacacatatatatagcagGATTATTCATAAGagtcaaaaagtagaaacaatccaaacatcttatcaattgatgaatggataaacaaaatgtggtatatccatacaatggaatgttatttagCCATAGAAGggaatgaaatattaatacatgctataacatggattAACTGTGAAGCAATTGTCTAAAGTACCCTTTTTACTTAGGCAACGCATttctccaccccatccccaaTTCCAAGGTTGAATAAAGATATTCCTAACAGGGATGAACTATGGCTGAAGGGatagtgccggggtccagccctggctgatctagggtattcgaagcggggacggcgtcggcgacctatttaattatttattcatcaaagatataaagagtaatagaatgaggatagctcagtaggaaaattcagtgaagaaaagaggctgagtagcttggtttacgcgggagaccaataaaacttcaagacaagaagtttgcaccacttacgtaggccgcaggcgtccttccgttctcctgaaggagaggagacactgaggcctccccggtcggatcttagaagcccaggcataattagcaagcatggtgggttccgcgctccagatggagactcagccagaatttgaaagagagagcgacatggggagaccaagtttcagtgaacaaggcccacactttattttccaaagtagtttttatacctaaagttgtgcatagaggataatgggggaaggggtggagtcatgcaaggacagcagttcctggtcctaatcgaagccaggctttcaaacttatcatatgcaaaagttcaggtgaattacatcatcttctggccaggaggcctgttaacattttaagaaatttatctttctctaaaggtgattattccaaagtcaggcaccagcctccaaaaaagcattggacaaagctgcattcctatagggcaaaggtgaggtgggctcaatcaagaaaagaattaactcaagggtccaaggttacaaacattgaggctactacttacatttctatacacccattatatcaatcaatacactgccaaggacacagtaggtatggagtatggagacttagcagcaaacattggctcaataagtgaaaaacccttcaccaatacaatttctaatcaatcttttaactactcaaaggaatctgtgtttagacagtttagaacatctcctgcctctcacagttgggaggctctgaacaatcacatgtggccggaaaaacctattcaggcaggctagaggatttccaaaggagtttgtaggttaaacactgtcacacccaggaattattaactggagctgtaagctaactcttttttcagagagaggtagtgggggacagccccccgtaaagtcagaggtgtaggtgaaagcacaaagcagaaagtaggcagactctggtttggggggtagatgctcgagaatttccagggggactcctgaggctcgatcccgcctttgcgtatgccgagcctccttcctcatgacctttgtcatgggcagaattcctcacgctggctcccggcagtgatagaattccagttgagctattccagatcctgaaagatgatgctgtggaaagtgctgcactcaatatgcaatatgcactcaatatgcaatatgccggctcccggcaggatAGGCCACACCTAATGCCATCATGATGGTGTAGGTTGCTTTAATAAGAAGTCACTGTTTTGCCACTAGAGTTGATGATAATCGGTTCCCCTGCACCCCATCCATGACATAAACAAGGTTagacagaatgaaataatggacTTTTGACGGTCCCAGTCTGTTTATCAGTTTCTGTGTATTCATAAGCTAATTTAGGTTCAGAGTTAACCATGGGATGATTTCTTATTTCCCTTAATATTCAAGAACTAAGCTGAATCATGTTCCGGCTTCTGACCTCCTGCTGGTGTCATCTAAAGACAACTGAAGAGACCCAAAGGTAATACTGTAATTATTTCCTTAGACCTGTTCCACCATTTCCTCCAATGTACCTAGCCATAGTCCCTCACAGGACAAATCCTTATGATATATATTATTAGGGGGCATGACTAGGTAGTATCTACAAGACtaggggcagggttgggggaggaTGGCCAGTTCTACAAGGCAAGTGAATCAGGGAAGCAAAGTGTCCTTGGAGGCTTTGGGGAGTAGTTCCCACTCCACCTTCTACCACCTGGCTGTGTCTTTATGACTGCATTGGGACTACTGCAGGCAGAGCCCCAAACACCAAGAGTATAATTCTTTTTTAGACTGAGAACTAACAGTACTTTTAAGGCTTTGACTCATTTTTCTTATCCATTTCTAGACATGTAGCCATCATCATCCTTGGACTGCACAACTCAGGGAAAACTGTTCTTGTGGAGGCGTTCCAGAGACGTAAGGAACTGAGAGCATTAGATACTAGTTTAGGTCTCCCCTGGGTCCCAGTGACCAATGAAATATCATTCCTTCCTACCCTTACTTCATGGCACTCAAGTTACCTCATTTGAAGGTAAACACTTCCTAACACACACgaacaagacacacacacacacacacacacacacacatatatactcctCTCCTCAGGTGTTATCAGCCTGATTATGTAATGTCTGTTACCTGCTCCCTTTACAAGATATCCTAATTGAAGGTCTTTGCATAATGTCAGTATGAATGAACTGTGACTATGCAAAGCACTGCAGTTGATAAGGAAGGAGAGCAAGTTTGAAACAGTGTCTAGTGTCAGAGCTCAATTAAAGTGGAATTTGGTCTAGATAAGAGAGACAAGTGTGGGATGCTGAACAATTTTAATAACGTGAAACTCTTTTTGACAGTTCATATAGAGGGTTGGAGCTTGAGAAACGGTGTCAGTTCAGAGACAGGCAAGTTTAATACCAAATCTCCAGTTTAATACCTTGACACTTCAGCCAGTGGTTCAGCCTGGTATTCCACCTTACAGGCAGCAAACTTGATTCTGCCTCTCCCAAATCTCTGATTGGCAGAaatgataatttagaaaaaaaaaaaaagttaaacagcaGCAAGAAAATCAAGGAACCAAGATAAATCACAAGGTTACTGATAAAGGGAATGATTTTTAAAGCCCAACTCAGCACCACCCCTAGATTCCCATCCAgtctgggtggggcctggggatATATGAAGAACACCCCAGGCCTTTCTAATAGCCATCTTTGGGAAGCACTCAACTGTAATTAGCCTTATGCTATTTTGCCTATGAGAATAGCATGTGCTTTCCATTCTAATTCCTAGAAGATCGAGCTTGCAGTCTCATTTGTTACTGTTTAACTTGCCTTGTGGTTGATGAATAACTTGGGGCTGATTCATAAACTTCATTCACAGAGACGTTTTTATGGCTAAGAAGCAACTTTCCACTAATGTCACATTCTGAAGAATTATCTCAGGCCACCTCTGTCCATGTAAGACTTCCAGAGACTAGTAGACTCCTCTGTACCCAAAATGCAATAGCTTGCCCCCTATAAGCTCCTGCAAATGTTTATAATTGCTGAAAACAGATGATAGCCTAGGGAGGAAGTTCCAATCTATAAGCAGTAACTTGTGTAAACATTTGAAGACACTGGCTATAAAATATTTTGGGACATAAGCCATTATCATCAACAACATCATTCACTATAACTATTTTGTCTGGCATGGTCATATGGGGCAAGTGAGGGCGTTTAAAGCAGTTTCAAACCTAGATATATATTtcgaactttaaaagaaaatgctgtCTTAGCCCCAccccagatctctctctctctcaaagaaTGAGGCCTAGTGTCATAGGTTTTAAGAGCTCCACAGGTGATCCTGGTGTGCAGAGTGGGTACTGAGAGCCAAAAATCAGAATCACACCAACTCACAGGGGACCTGAAGGTTCAGATATTTGGGCCTGGAGAAGGCCCAGGgaataaaaaatcttaacaggTGCACCAGATAATTCTGAGACAGGCATACATTCTACTGCTCTTTAAGGCAGTGAGTCTCAAAATATAAGGTGAGAAGAATCACCTAGGGATTTTGTTAAACATAGGAGTTTGCTAAACATACAGATGCTTGTGTCCCAAATGTATGGATTCTTATTCATTTGGCACAGGGGGGGACTTAACCATCACCCCCATGTAACTCTAAAGCAGATGATCCCCAAACTATGCTTTATGTAGCATTCTGCTAGGGATATAGAGATGGATTTGACTCAGTACCTGTCCTCAGAGTGTTTATAAATTAATAGAGGAAATAAGAGAAATGTACATCGTCAGAGAGCAAGTTCTGATGGTTTTTAGGGTTTGCCATCAATAGATTGAATTATTGGAGAATTGGTAAGGCtgcaaatacaaagaaataacagGGAAAAAACATAAAGTTTGCTTTGATATAGAAAACACgatttaaaaattacctttagaGTTTTAACCTattcacttattatttttaagtagtctAATATAGACAtaacaaataacataaaattgtGAATGAAAATTATATGATCTGTGAAAGCTATAATTAAATCATTGACTAACAAAATCAGAAGAGGACACTATGAGATGATAGTAAAATGTaataatatgtacatatacacacatatagaggCATATTATGTATACTCATACATGTGTGTATAGCCATACATTTCCAAAGATCTGAAAGCATCCTGTTAACTTCTCAGCTAAGCAACTTATTCTAGCAATCCTATAGAAAATGTCGCATGTAAATCTGAAACTAGAGATAAGAAGCTACTGATTCTGGTCTTAGAACTCCCAGATATGAGTGTAGAGAATCTGTAAAAATCATCTTGCTACTAATGTGGGCAGAGAGCTAAGCCAGGCTGTCGGTTTAATAGACTGGAATGTGTCTACAGAAATGCTGAACTGCATTTCTCCGGGGGCTGAGTGAGAGGTGGAATGCCCTGTGGGACTGTATGGTCTGGCCATAGCCTTGAAAGGGCAAAGGTGTCTGAGTTTGGCATGGTTTCTAGGAGATATGAGAGGAAGAGGACTTCATACTCTCCTCCACAGTAACAGGCCccataaacatttactgaacacctactatgtgtaaGGGAATGCAGAGCCCCTCCCTCACAGAGCTTATATTTTCACTGGGGAGGCAGGATATGCACAGAATGAGGTGAAGGACCAGTTTAACACATCATGTGCTTAACTAGAGATCGAAGCGAGAGCTGGGCCAGTCAGCGAGGCTTCCTAAAGAAAGTGGTACTTGAGCTGGGCCTTAAAGAAAGGATGGGAGAGAAGAGCTTCATCAgatgcattcaacaaatatttattgaacacctgtcTGCCAGTTTCTGTGCTTGACATTGTGAATATATAATAGCAAATACTGAAGGGGTTTCTATCCTGTTGCAGTTTATAACCCAGATAAATAAATCACAGAATTTATAACACtgtaacatgggcttccctggtggctcagacagtaaaggatccacctgcaatgcaggagacctgggttcagtccctgagttgggaagatcccttggaggacagcatggcaacacacaccagtattcttgcctggggaatccccatggaaagaggaccctagcaggctacagtccatggagtcacaaagagtcagacatgactgagcgactaagcatacatgTGCTGTGGTAGTGGTAAGCCCAGAAGAAAGGCACCTTATCCGCACTTGGGGATGGTAGTGTGAGTTAAGAAAATTTTCTAGAAGAAACAAGATCTGAATtgaccttttaaaaacaaaataggttTTAACCAAGCAGAGTAGTGGGAAAGTGTTCTAACCAGTAGGAATAGTATCTTGTGAAGGCCCGGGGCAAGGGAGAGCCTGACATGCATGTGGAATGGGGGATAGGGAGGCACACGAGTCAagaagcagagggaggaagaggctgGGTACCAGAGACCCTGGATACCAGTCAGGGAAGAAATGGATCTGGCAGGTTAGGAGGTAAAAGAGTTTGTATTCCGTCTTCAGAGCAGCAGGCACTCAAGGAAGGTTACTGAGCCAGGATAGGGTAGTGTGGGCAAAGTGCTGGTTTAGGAAGATGAATCAGCATGAGCAGGATGCCAGGACACCTCCATAGGATTCCTGAGGGCAGGCTGTAATCAAGGTCCAGATAATCATTTAACaaattctttcattctctcttcccCTATGCATAGAACTCCCTAGTAGGAGTAGGATGGACAGTTGTTCAAACTCTGAACTAACCAGACTCCTGGTGGATATTTATGAAGTTTCCATCGATGATCTAAAAGGAGACATGCAGGGCTGCGAAATCTGGCCAAACTACTATGCTCAGGCACATGGGCTGGTTTTTATTCTGGATTCCAGTGACTTGGAGCGCATGCAGGAAGTGAAGGTCATCTTACCCAACATGCTGTCTGATGAAAGAGTGGCTGGGAAACCCATCCTACTGTAAGCCTCTACCTTTGTGTCCAATTTTCCCTTCCATTCTGAGCCTTTAGAAGAGAGGTAGACAGAGGAAGGGCTAGGTGGTCCCTCTATCACGCCCAATTCGACCGCCTCTCCTCTTTGGCTGAGGGGTAGTGGCCCAGTCCTCTATGGGCTGTTTTCAAGAGCCACTTTCTACCAGACACTGCCATGGGGGAACCTATTATCTAATTGTGCAAAGGTAATTTTGAAGGCAAGCATCAAAGGGAAATGCACACACCCTCCTCACCCATTTGTCAACTCTTCCTGAAGACTGCCTCCCGacatttgcttctcttttctggcTTCAGTCTCTGACCCTGAGATGAAGGCAGAAAACTCCTGTGTTGTATATTCAATGCCAGTGGCCTGCTCCCTTGGCAGAGTGCCCGAGACTTATGCCACTACCTCTTATTCCAGGGTGATATTTCAGGTGGCCTGTCAATCCTCCCCATGCCCTTTTAGCCTTTTTTATTCCTTGTTAGCACCCCCGGCTCAAGCATGAACAGAGTTTAGGGAAGGGTGTAAAAGCTCCAAATTTGTTCCTATCCCAGTTAGAAATTCTAATTAAAGTTTGATGGTGTAGTGTAGAAGTGAGAAATGAGGCTTGGGGATTATCTCGGATTCAAATTACTTGTGCTGTTCTTTCCTCCATTGAGAGCTGGCTAGAAAAATGTCTGGATCACCTTACTGGGTATGGCTTAAAAGCTAGTCCCTGGATATGGAGCAGCTGTACCAGAACTGGATAtccccctctttcctttcttttcttgcccTTGGTCTCTATCTCAGTTTCACTcatcctctcttcttccctcaaaATCTTCCAATGCCTGGTTTTAGCCTGGCCAACAAGCAGGATAAGATGGATGCCCTGACGCCTGGTGAGATCATTGAATATCTGCTGCTGGAGAGACGAATGAATGAGAACAAGTCTCCGTGCCGAGTGGTAAGTGtcctgccctcccttcccttgTCCTCTCAACCAAGGCTGATGCCTTCCACAGCCCATAATCAGTCTCCTATGCCAGATCTCAGGCAAAGCCTCTCCCTGACACAAGTATGGTAATGATTTCTGACTCAACGGTGATAATAAGTACCACTCACTTACAGCACTTTTGCATCTGTTTTCTCATTAGGCCTGTAAAACAGCTCTTTAAAGCTGGAAGTTTCAGTAGTCTCATTTTATGGTTAAGCAAGCCAAGGCTCAGAGACCCTGTGTGCCTTGTCCAAGGTTATACATCCAAGACGTGACACTTGATTAAAGGACCTAGCTTTTGTACCTTTCATTTACCTTCTCAGGAGTAAATGTTGAGTATCTGTTAGGAAGTCTTAAGAGCCTCTCTAGGTACAGCAGAGTTTCTGTGTACCTGTGTGCTGAGGGTGATTGAGACTATGGGCCCCAGAGGTCCCAAGCTCCTGggctagagtcttctctttttgtcACAGGAACTTTGTTCAGTTGTCAAACAACTCCAAAGGCGCCGTCAGCCTATAATTGATGGCCTGTACTGGCTGTTATCTGCCATTGGGGAGAAATATGAAGAGCTGTGTACTCGCCAACAGCCACTGCCACCAACCATTGCAGCCTCCAGTAGCACTAGAGGATTTGAGGAAAGATCCCCAGCAGACAGGTACCGAGCTGCCTCTGTTAGGTGGACTGATAAGAACAGATGCGGGAGTTAATCTTCAACATAAGCAGGGAGTTCTGGGAGGAGCATGAATTCTGTGAGGTGCTGAGCAAGTCTCTCAAGATCAGTTGGCCCAAATGGAGTGAAGGCAGTGACCACAAATATCCTAACACTGTTCGGTACATCCTCCCCTAGGCACAATTTGAGTGGGATGAGTTAAATCATCAGTAGTAGAGTTTCTCCAaaacagggtttctttttttttttttttttttgaactgtatatatatatattttttaatttaaatttattttaattggaggctaactactttacaatattgtattggttttgccatacatcaacatgaatccaccatgggtgtacacatgttcccaatcctgaacccttctcccacctccctccccgtaccatccctctgggtcatcccagtgcaccagccccaagcttcctgtatcctgcatcgaacctggactggcgattcgtttcttatatgatattatacatgtttcaatgccatattCTCTGGTTTGTtacacagaggagaaaaggaacacaAGCCCCTTAAGGAGCTTATTGGCAATATTCTATGGATAACTATCCTGGAGCTGCTCCACATTCTCTGCTTCCCATTCTCTGATCATTCCAATAATACAGCAAGGTGGGAGAGAACAGGAatatagaaaagaagaagaaaaagaaacaggatgTGATCAAGGTTTTGAGGAGTAAAAAGACTAAATGTCCTCTTCCTCTGTTGTTCCTCTAATTGTCTGAAGACACATGGCAGGGATGGGGGGATAGTTGAATTTGATTAAGGAGCTCGCATCTGTTTTCACTATGGCTTTATCCTCTCTATCTTCTCCAGCTTTGCTACCCAGATGGGAATGTCCAAAGAAAACAGACAGCATGTAGGACAACACTCAGTGGAACCTAAGCCTCTGAAGTCAATCCTGCTAGTAAGTGgctcattaaaagttattacttCACGGACCAATCTCCAAACCCTTTGGGCACCAATTGCCTTTCTCCTCCATGTTGCTGATATACAGAAAGAAGGTGTAAGAATAAGACCCAAGAAGAACGTATCAGTAACCTTTGACTTAGATGAACCCATGGAGGAAGGTGAATATTCTGGGGGAAATGGATCTCATAATACTGCTGGACTGCATAACACCAGTGGAGCTCATAACACAGCTGGAGCTGGTAACACTGCTGGAGCTGGTAACATCGCTGGGGCTTGTATCACCGCTGGGGCTCGTATCATCGCTGGGGCTCGTATCATCGCTAGAGCTTGTAACACACCCGAGCTTCGCTATGGTCCAAGTGATGACTTTCAGCCCCCAGCCCCATATACTGAGGACAATCTTTTTGAAGGTAAGGCTGGAACATTGATTAGTTAGGGTAGAAAAGATATAAAGGCCTTTCCTCACAATTTAAAGTGAGGAGTTTTGAGCCCCAAACTCTTTTTTCATGCTATGGTTGGTGATCAGGAGAGAAGCAGATGAAGTGCTTGGAGAGTACCATCTGGCAGCCCAGTATGATGCTCCAAGATCTTTGTCTGGATGGCTGTAGGATTATCTTAAAGGTTATGATTTCCAGTGGTAGATGTACAAATTGGTACAATCTTTACAGAGAGTAGTTTGGTTGTCTGTCTCCCTCCTActctccatctctctttctctatgtgtgtgtgtgtgtgtgtgcgtgcctgtgtgtgtacatgtgcacatgctcagttatgtccaactctttgcaaccccatggactgtagcctacaaggctcctctgtccatgggatttcccaggcaagaatactggcgtgggtagccatttcctactccaggggattttcccaacccaaggattaaatctgtgtctcttgtgccatatgtatatatatcttggagaaggaaatggcaacccactctagtatccgtgcctgggaaattccatggacaaaggagcctggtgggctacagtccatgggattgtgaaagagtgggacataacttagcaactgaacaacaagaacagcatatatatagagagagagagagagaaagaaagaaagagagaaagagagagagaactttaaaATTGTGGAAACCATATGAGCCAATCATTTTATATCTTGAATTGTAGCCAAAGATAATTACACAAGTACACAAAAAAGAATGCTCATAGTTGTTCAATCACAGCATTGTGCATAACAGCTAAAAGCTGAAAACAAGCTAAAGGTCTAACAGTGGTGAAtggctaaataaattatggtgcgccattacaatagaatactatgcaGACCTTAAAAGGGCTAATGTTGACATATTGACTGGCATGCAAAGTTTTCCACAACCCAGTGTTTTATTGGATAAAATAAAGTCAGAGCACAGCATGTACAGCATGATGTATATATGTCCATAGACTATCGGGAGGGAAATCACCAAACACGAGCAGTGGTTTTCTCTAAGGGTAAGATTCTAGGTGATTTTTAGAAGATCCGAGGTACCTTTCTTAGAATTTTTGTATTATCAgaaattttttaataatcatataTGATTTCTCCCAATCTAAAGGCACTAAAGgcactaaaaaaagaaagctgtgagGATTTAAAGGCCCATTGTTGTTAATGGCTACTCCATCTCTAATGTTCCTTGGCCCCAGTTTCCATGACGGTAAACTGTCAATTTTATAATGTCACCTTTGCTCTCCAAAGAATCTGCCCTTCAGGCTACCTCAGAGCCTTGGGTTGTTACACCTACACAGAGGGGCTGTTAGTTCTGTCTGTTAATACCTCCACAGTCCCCCTATAATTCCACCTACTCTAACATAATATCCCTTAGAACTCCCGTTGTGCCCATACATCAATCTTCGAGACATCAAATGAATCTTATCCCCACCAAGAGGCTCAAAAATAGTTAAGGGGAATGAATAGTTAGTTTAAGAATGAAGACGACCTGGACAGGAACACTGAGGACAGAGGTGCTGCTCTGGGAAGGAGGATGAAAGTTGAGTGGCAGGAATCCAGCAGAAGAGTGGAAGAAATGTCTTTCTAGATGCCTGATTCTACTCCTAAGTCTGTGTCCAAAACTGAAacccatttttcatttctataaccTCAGAGCCAACGGCAAAAAGGAAAATGGGCACCTGGGACCCAGAGGACATGTTACTGGACAATCTCTGATGAAGCCTTTGAAGCCTTTGATGTGGTTAGTATTCCTTAGGTGAAGGGAAGAGAGCAAGAGGGAGAGCAAGTATGAGGTCAGGGCAGAGGGGGACACCTGGTGGGATGCAATCTACACCCTTTGGAAAGTAGGCAACAGCCTCCTCACctggaaggacaggaagcctTGTGCCTAGCTTCGCTTGCAGTGAcgcctgttttctttctcttttagcaGACTTTTAACAGAGagctaaagagaaaaatgaaggaacATCAAAAGAAACATCTCATATCCCTCCTTTAGTAAATGGGTTCATCTACAGAACCATTaggatttttcagttttcaaatttctGTCTGTTAATACCTCCACAGTCCCCCTATAATTCCACCTACTCTAACATAATATCCCTTAGAACTCCTCTTGTGCCCATACATCAATCTTCAAGCCATCAAATGAATCTTATCCCCACCAAGGGGCCCAAAAATAGTTAGGGGGAATGAATAGTTTGAAATAGTTTAAGAATGAAGACGACCTTGGCAAAGAAGATCAGAAGATCTTTGTATCCAAATGCTCCTGATGACGTCTGTGAGCAACATATCAAGGGTAACCAACTTCAATTGAGTCTTAGAAGTATAGGGTCAGTTTAGAACTACACTTTCTCCCCTTGTGTTCTTGGGTGGAAGGGGACTGGCATAAGTAAATTATTCTGAGAATTATGCTCTACGGAATCATTTTTAGTCATGCCTCCGAAAACAACTCGGTTTTAAATTCCCAGCCATTGTCTGTGAAGCCTGGCAACAATTCTTCTGCTGTCCCTTCAGGAATAGCAACTGATGTCT from Bubalus bubalis isolate 160015118507 breed Murrah chromosome X, NDDB_SH_1, whole genome shotgun sequence encodes the following:
- the LOC112582358 gene encoding ADP-ribosylation factor-like protein 13A; protein product: MFRLLTSCWCHLKTTEETQRHVAIIILGLHNSGKTVLVEAFQRQLPSRSRMDSCSNSELTRLLVDIYEVSIDDLKGDMQGCEIWPNYYAQAHGLVFILDSSDLERMQEVKVILPNMLSDERVAGKPILLLANKQDKMDALTPGEIIEYLLLERRMNENKSPCRVELCSVVKQLQRRRQPIIDGLYWLLSAIGEKYEELCTRQQPLPPTIAASSSTRGFEERSPADSFATQMGMSKENRQHVGQHSVEPKPLKSILLKEGVRIRPKKNVSVTFDLDEPMEEGEYSGGNGSHNTAGLHNTSGAHNTAGAGNTAGAGNIAGACITAGARIIAGARIIARACNTPELRYGPSDDFQPPAPYTEDNLFEEPTAKRKMGTWDPEDMLLDNL